Part of the Flavobacterium sp. MDT1-60 genome, AAAATTTGAAGAGTTATACACAGATTCTCAGTTAAAAATTGATATGATAGCCGAAAGAGTTTTGACTATTGGAGGAACTCCTTTACATACTTTTGAAGATTACATTAAAAACAACAAATTAACTGTTGGAAAAAATATCTCCAATGATGAAAAAGCAGTTCACCTGATAGTTAATTCTTTGTCTGATTTGCTTAAAATTGAAAGAGAAATCTTAAATCAGTCAGCTGAAATCAATGATGAGGGAACAAATT contains:
- a CDS encoding Dps family protein, coding for MKTNILGLPVKESELLVKELNVLLSNFQVYYQNLRGIHWNIRGKRFFDLHVKFEELYTDSQLKIDMIAERVLTIGGTPLHTFEDYIKNNKLTVGKNISNDEKAVHLIVNSLSDLLKIEREILNQSAEINDEGTNSMMSDFIAEQEKTIWMMNAWLEEEL